Below is a genomic region from Camelus dromedarius isolate mCamDro1 chromosome 25, mCamDro1.pat, whole genome shotgun sequence.
GTCCCCAAACAAGAACAGAGACTCAGGATCAGAAGACACTGAAGGAAAGCCTCCAACACGAGGGTcagagaacaaaatggaaaaacaaaagaactcaGGAAAAAACAAGGTCTTTAAAAAGGCAGAATAAAACTCTCAAAAATCTATAACTAGtttgtttagaaatattaatagtTATTGTATCCACGAACTAAGACTGGGgtgttataaaaagaaaaagaacattaaggTAGTAAGAAAGAGCTATTGGTAATTAAAACATATAACAACAGACGGATTCCGGTAAAGGAAAGCTCCAGAAAGAGAGCTACACAGCAGGCCGAGGAAGCCATCGATCAGATTCtagggagagaaaaagacagtTTCTGAAAGGGTATCTCAATAGCCAACAAGCACCCCTGACAGAGTAGCATATTGGCAGTAATGAAAGAAGATTTGCAGCTTTAATGGGAGTCTGGAGATGAATTAGTGACTGCTGCATGCAACGCCTTTACTTACTctggggaaaaatgaaaagttgaactggatattaaatatttgtaataGACTTTTTGTCCCAGATGTGAACAGTACTCAGGTGGACACTAAGGTAAACACTGACTACTGATTTTGCTTGTGATATATTGGATTGAGAGGTCAGGAACATGGAAGTGTGTATGGGGGAGCGGTGCTGCGAGGAGCATTTTAAGACAGAAAAGAATCTTAATTTTTCCATAAGAAATCAATAGGTAAATGGAAAAATTTTCAATTGTAATTAAGCATGCTGCTTTCAAATGTAAGAAGACAAAAAGTCAGCTAGAGACGTTGAAGGTCTTGGAACATTTCTTGGGGAAGTGTGAGATAGGAGATTGCTGCTTTCCATTATAAGCTTTGTCGTATTACTTGAATTTGAAAACTCTGTACacatattattttcataaaaatgggAATTAAACTTTTTGactcataaaaatataaagcaatgtGTATTGATCCAATGAATATTGcccaaaaaataagtaaagaaactttatgtacCTAACAAGatagtttcaaaatatatatagtaaaactGATAGACAGATATTCACAAATCCAAAATCAtgtcttcaattttaaaatatctattactTTTAAAGACAAATAGAAAGTTTCTAAAAATGACCACATATTATGTcacaaaaggaaatatataatatggtatctataaatatattaaaacaattatCATCATAAAGCCCATATCATCTGatcaaaaatgtaataaaatgtgaaatgaatgacataaaaatacacacactgtacaggaaagcttaaaaaaacatatttcaagCATGTTTATAAGGGGAAATCTGTCAATATTTATAGATGATATAATTAcctatccagaatatacaagagaaccatttgaaaaattatttattagaaCGAATAAGGACTTAGACAagatcaacttttaaaaatccatagtTAAGCTAGGATAGGGAAGAATGTCCTCAACTTGATTAAGAATATCTATAAAAAATCTACACGTAACATCATACTTCACAGTGAGAAACTGGAAGCTCTCCCACTAAGGTCAGGAGCAAGCTGAGGACGTCCCTAAGTCAGGGATCTCATCGACTGGGAGTCATTATCAGTACAATtaggtaagaaaaggaaataaaaggtgtACAGATCAGGAAGGAATAAATAAAGCTATCTTTGCAGATCACACATGTCaaaaatctgaaagaactgaaaatactTCTGGAATGAAAAAGCGATTAGAGCAAGGTTGCAGGAttatacaaggttaatatacaaaagtcaatcgTTTTCCTATATCCCAGCAATAACaagtgaaatttgaaataaaaaacaaaacacaccttACACTACCAAtctccaaaatgaaatacttaggcataaatctaacaaaatatgtacaagatttatgtgagaaaaactataaaactctaatgaatgaaacaaaaatcaagGAACTACATAAATGAAGAGACATTGCATGTTCACAAATAggaaagactcaatattgtcaagatgtcagttcttcccagctTGATTTATAGATTCAACGCAATGACAGTCAGAATCCCAGCAAGTTGTCTTGCGGATATcaacaaattgattctaaaatttatacggagaggcaaaaaattaagaatagaaaataCGACATTgaagaagaatgaagttgaaggactgacactacctgacttcaaCGCTTACTATGAAGCTACAAAAACCAATACAGTGTGGAActggaaaaagaataaacaaatagatcaatgtaacagaatagagagcccagaaatacacccacataAATACAGTGGGTCTTTGACAAAGGATCAAAGGCAACACAGTGGAGCAAAGATAgtcatttcaacaaatggtgctggaacaagtGGACATCCGTACGCTGAAAAATAGATCTAGATGCAGAatttacacccttcacaaaaattaactcaaaatggaacataAACCTCAATgtgaaatgcaaaactataaaactcctagaagatattGGAAGAGAAAATCTAGATGTCCTTGGGTATGGCgatgactttttagataaaaACACCAAAAGCACGATCCACGAGAGAAGTAagtgataagctggacttcattaaaattaagaacttctgctctGGGGAAAGCAAtgtcaagagaaagagaagacaagccacagccTGGGAGAAAACACATGCGAAAGACACACATAAAGAGctgttatctaaaatatacaaagaactcttaaactcaacaataagaaagcaaacaactcaatttaaataATGGGCCAAAGAGttttaacagacacctcaccagatggcaaataagcgtatgaaaagatgttccacgtCATATAATATCAaggatatgcaaattaaaacgagATGCCACCCCACGTCTATGAGGACGCAAAATCCAGAATACTGACACCACCGGAACGCCTGtgaggatgtagagcaacagggACGCTCAGTCATGGCTGCTGGGAAGTGAAACggcacagccactctggaagagtttggtggtttcttaacaaaattaaacatactcaacgtactcttaccatatgatccagcaatcacgcTCCTTAGTACTTACCCAAAGATGCTGAAAACTTAGgtccacacacacatatgtttaaTAGCAGCTTTAGCAAtagttgccaaaacttggaagcaaccaagatgtccttcagtgggtgaatggataaagaaactattATTTCCATACAGTGGAATCTGATCAATGCTAAAATGAactgagctatcaagccatgtaAAGACAGGgagaaaccttaaatgcatattactaagtgcgaggagccaatctgaaaaggctgtaaactgtatgattccaactatatgacactcTGCAAAAGGCAAAGTCATggatacaataaaaagatcagtggttggagggggagagagggttGAACAGGCAGAGCATAGAGGAtatttagagcagtgaaaatactctgtatgatactataatgtggatacacatcactatacatttgtccaaacctacagaatgtacaacaccaagagtgaaccgtAATGTGCACTACAGACTTCAGGTGATTATAATGTGTTACTGTTGGCTCATCAATTGTAACGAAGGTACCACTCTACCGGCACATGtcgataatgggggaggctatgcatgtgtaggCGTTGGGGATACATTGGAAATCTTTgtactttcctctcaattttgctgcaAACctaaactgctctgaaaaaaaatctttaagaaaacCCTATAACTTCCCTACACATGAGCAAGCACCTAtttaatgtatgtgtgtatacacacacacacatatctctcaaagaTTTTATTTGCAGTAACAACAATGCCACAAACTCTGTCTCTGCCTATTCAACTCTCCCTGACTGACAACAAGCTGACAACAAATAAGAATGTTCTCAAAAGTATGTCTTTTTCCAGCTGCCTCCTGATCTCTGTCCTTCCAATCATAGCTGATTTCTTATCTCAAGTCACCCGTACTCTCTGGGAGATTTCATTCACTTTCATTTCCCAAACCAGGACCCAAACTGGTAATGGAGTGGAAAACACGCTTTTAAAACAGACACTCAGTATTTTCACAACAGAGTTCCTTGTGAAAAGAGAGCTCTTTTTGTTTAAATGTAGAGGGTGCTTTGGGTGTTGAAGGTGAAATCCTATAAACATTTCCTGGgagcagaaaaggaaataaatgataaGAAACCTCTCCTGCATACGTAATTAACAGGAATTTGGGAGAAGGGAGAGCCAAAGGGTGagacaaagggagaaagaaagaaaataaagagcaacAGTACCCTTGGGAGGCTAGAGAGTAGCTGTAACCCACCACGTGGGACATTCTCAGGGACAAGGTGGTGGAATACTTTTAAGAACAGACATGTCAGCTGTTCAGTTTTTATGTTCTTTGCTTGATAGTTCTTTAGTgtctctgctctctcccctcAAATCTTCTATAAATTCTGCTACATATACATAATGCCTGTGGGAACAGTGTTCTGGAAAAGTTAAGGAAGGAAAGCTTTAATCCCTGCCTGTGCTGATGCAGAGCAGGAAGAGGGGACCAGTCACAGGAGATGAGGTGAGGAGACATGTAAACTGAAGGTCATGAAAGGAAACAGGTCATCGGAATAAACAATCATGTAAATTTATGCTTGTGGAAATTCCCCAAATATTGAAGAGAGCATTGAACTCTCTGGCAGATACAGGATAGGAGTTCCAGgtcaagctgaaaaaaaaaaaaatctcaaaggacAGGATGACCTCTACTCACATCTCAACTCCTAATGATGACCTCCCAACCTCTGGCTCCAGCCCATTTCTCCCACATTCCAAAATGACCTGGCACAACAGCAGAATGTTTAAGGGTGTAGACCTCTGAAGCTCTATCGCCTACATTTCAATCTTATCTCTAACTCACACTATGAGCTTGGTCAAGTTTCTTCAGCTCTACGTActtcaggttcctcatctgtaaaatagagatactaGTTGTATCTAGCTTAGAGGGACGCTTTATTACATGAATTAATACTTGCAAAGTATTTAGAAACGGTATCTGTCCCATTGTGAGCATTCAGTAAGTATTAGCATTTATTATTACAACCAATAGACTGCTGGCCATTTCCATTTTGACTCATGTACCCACTCAACAactgagcacctgttatgtgccaggcattgttctctGCACTACAGGACAGAGCAGTGAACAAGTGAGAAGAGGCAGCCAGTTACCAAAAAATGGACACTACGTGGGGAGTGCCATGAAGAAAAAAAGCAGGATAACAGGAAAACAGAGGGTGAAGGTTGTAGCTATTATACTCAGAGTGATATTTTAACAGAGTTCTGGAGAAAACGAGGCAGCAGGTCCTGTGGAGAACTGTGGGAAGCATCTCAAACTCAGCACTTCCCCTTCATCATCTTTGCAAAGACCGTAATCCTTATCTGAACAAACGGTACAGCCATCCACCCGTGACTCCACCCAACCATAAAGCATAGATTCCTTCCTTTCTCGCAGCTTCTGTGCCCAACTGGTCACCAAGTTCTCGTTTTATAACATCTCTTGAGTTTACTCCAGACTCTACTTCTATTACGTTCAGGTTGAGCCACATGAAACGGACATTCTACAGGTCAAAAACAGGTGAAAATTGGCATGTGCTCACCAAAtccattttgttttcctccagAGAGTGCAGAAGAACTCTTTCCCAGAATTGCTTGTGGCTAGGTGGAGCCACGTGATATGTTCTGGATAGAATGCCTGTGTGATATTTCTAGGCTGGACCCTAAAAATCTCTCCCTCATATTCAATATCTGCTCTAGTCCTCCCTCTGTCAATAACACAGAATAAACTGGACACAGTCGAGGATCCTACAGCCCTAAAGGAATGGTAAAACCACTGGATGGAAGAAGTTTAGGTTCATAAATGATAGCCTAGAGCAGAACCCTTTCCCTTCCCCATGTTCCCTCAAATTATATGCGAGTGAGAAAGAACACTTTATTGTATTAAGCCATGTTGGTTTGGAGTCGTTTGTTACCAGAATTAACCCACCCTAACAAATGCACCTCCTCAGTGCCATAGTTTCAGATCATCATTGATGCTCCTCTATATCATAGCAACAGCATCCAAACTGATCGCTCAGTCTCCAATACATACTTCCCAAGGCTCCCCAAGTCACTGTCCCAAGCCCCAATTTGACCATGTCATGCCCCATCAATGGGGAGTTCTTCAATGGCTTGTCCTCAACTTGTCCAAGCAATCTGGATATTCAAAACCTTCCGTGATAAAGCCCCTGCCTACCTCTGCAGCCTCTCCCTTTGCTACTGCTCATCAGCACGCTCTGCCCTTGCCCGGCCCAACTACCTGACATTCCTCAGATGGGCCATGCCCACCATGTCTCCAAGCCTTTGCACACGCTACGCCTTCTGAAGTCAACACTCCATTGCCCTATTAATTCCTACTAATCCTTCAGGACTCAACTCACGGCATCTGCTACAGGGAGTTTTCCATGACCCCAAGCCTGGATTAGGTAGCTAACTTTGTGCTCTCTGAGCATGTTGGTTTTATCAAGCTACTTATCATTTGTCATGTAATTACCTCTTTAACTTTTATGGCTCCTTTATTGAATTCCTTCAGAAAAGGCTAATGccctttatctttgttttccctaAGCCAAAACCCTGTACCTGACAAGGTGTAGGCATTCATTGTGAATAAATGCGTACAGGAATGAGTCAGTTTCTTAGCATTTCTGCATCTTTGTCACAAATGCATTTAATTCATTCCAAAATATGCTACAGGACAAAATAAAACGCttttttccagtaatactgagaAAATATAAGAGATACTTTTGATTGCCTTTACATTTGTCAAACAGTACTCTCTTTCACTGGTTTTTATACAAACTATTCCCCTGTCTTAAATCAGAAAATGGGTAATTAGAAACTGAACAGCACtctaaaatacaaatctctcATTAGAAGCTAGTTCATTTTTtgtaaacagaatatggtaatttTTGACAAACATCAAACCCTCTAAGAATCACATAATCATTTTTCAATCTCaggaaacatttagaaaaatttcaCTGTTTTCCAGGACAAATAAAATTGTGCTTGTTTTTCTGATCAGAGGTGTTCCTCTTTTGTGGTTTCTCTTTTGCAGCTCTCAGAATagcaattatatttatttctctaagTTTCCATGTGAAATTAAAGCCATGCTAACTTTGAATACAGACACTGATTCATTTTGAGACATAGGAAATTAAGTGAGGTATATTCTAATCTGTGGAATGTCACCatttaagtgaattaatatgGCCATGTTGGCGCAGAGGAATAATTGCAGATTCCATTTTAGAAGCCACCTGAGTTTGCCATATTTGTAtcttacaaaaatttttaatatagacGATGTTCTCAAATGTGGTGTCCAATTGTAGCAAGAGTACTTTGAGAAGATTGCACATTCAGCCTCTTCCACAAGCAAACCATGCAGCTATAAGCAAGTTATTTCATCTCCTTATGCCTCAATTTTtctcaccttaaaaaaaatagagacgACAAGAGTAGCTAGTTACAGGGTCGCTGTGAGTTCAGATGTGTGATGCACTTAGAATAGCGCCTGGTGCATAGGAAATCTTCTAATTTTCACTctttcatcatcttcatcatcaccattGCCATTGTCATCATCACTATgaacaccatcatcatcatcatcatcacttctATCACTATGAACACCATCACCGTTATCACTATGAACacaatcatcatcaccatcaccataaTCACCATCATTATGAAcaacatcatcatcaccataaTCATCATCACTATGaacaccatcaccatcaccaccatcatcaccattaacaccatcatcatcatcgctatcaccatcaccaccatcatcaccatcatcatcatcattcatcCTCTTCTCTCTGTAAGAACAAGTGATGAGAAACAGATTCTTAAAAGAACTCCAGAGAAATAAACAGTATCTTCAAAAAAGCAAGTTATAAATCAACAGAGAAACCAATTCCTAGGCAGGCTCTGGCTGGCATGTGTTTACACAGGCATTACTAGGATACTGAGGTGAGTGTAACTGTACATTtgtcatttttcattattttgtgaaaaaaatttaaatactgacTGATATTACAAACTGTCAGTGAATACTTAGAAATAACAAGGAAAGAATAAGGGTCAGTGAAGATGGTCAATTTCAGGTAGTGTGTCAAAGGTTTACTTAGAACAGAAAAGGGGATATTAAATAATCTTTTCCTATAATctctataatcaaaaagaaaaacgcTAAATGTAATCAAAGCTTTATAAGAGAATAAGATGTctccaaaatattataaaatgtaccGTCTCTATTTTATTACAAAGAATTCATCTATGCCCTCCataatgtaatttaaaacaattaatgGAACCATTTGCATCTGCATGACCACTTTTAATGTACTGCACATTCATTCTAGGCatcacatttatttaattaatgataTATTCCATTATTCAATTATTATCTAATTAAAAATTTTGCCAATAAAATCACTGCCATAAATTTAAATACCATTCAAATACCACAATGTGTGAACtgaatagatgtatttttaaatagcacTGAATTATGCTTTTCTCTTTACAAAAGCAAAACACGGTGATTCTATAGTTGTAgacaaattatgaaataaaagtaaGCACAAAGAAGTGTGTTTGGAATCTAGTAAACGTTCAACAGATACATGCTGaatgacagaaggaaaaataaaacagtaattacATAACAATTCCACCCTCAGAGATGACCTCTATTAACATATTGATTTCCGtctttcaacacacacacacacacacacacacacatcgaaAAACAGGACTGAAATTTACACACAACTCAGCAAAGTCAAGCCTTTTTTCCGCCTACAGTGGCCTTCATCTTGTTCTGGTGGTCCCATTCTTACTAATGGCAGGCAAAAGCCTTAAATTTGTCCATTAAAAGTAATTCAGTGTCTTCTGAATTAACAGTCCCTGGGGTAAACGtttcatccatttaaaatgcaCAGCTCCTTCAGAGCTGGTTTTCCCCCTTTAGGAGGTCTCCTCCTCTGCCACCATTTCCTCGTAGAAGTGGTGGACCCTTTGGCCATCTCTAACGTGGTGTGGTTGACCTTGCATGGTCCTTGGGGTCCGGCTCTGGTGTCTCCGAGGTGTGGCAAGTACCTCTGGGTATTTCTGGACACCCAGCCGGCCCACCACTACTCAAGTCTGTGACCCGCTCTGTTGTCCCAGGAATCCACAGATGCCTTTCCCCAACCTTGGACCTCTCCTTCTCCATCAGTACTTTAATTGTCTCTGTATCTTCCTACTGGAAATATGGAAGTGTCATGATTCCCAAACTGTCACATGCAGGCCATGGAGAACTGGAGATTTCGTCTCAAGCCCCACCCCTACATGCTCTCTTCAGCCACTTTTAATTGACCTCCCACACCAAGATGAACTCCACTTGGGCTGCCGGTCTTCCTGGAGAGGCACACGGTCCTTTCAGACCCACACCCTACTCCTCCACACTGTTACACCCTCTCTCTCCAAGGTATGCCATTACCtggaaaactgaagaggaggtgTGAGGACagatggggaagaaagggaaatggagacagagaaaagaagaacacaaaacaaagggacaagaggaggaggggaatagtaaagtgaaaaagaaaacagaacagcaCGGATATTGGAATTTTCTTAATACCATGTCCTCTAATTACAATGTGTTAGGATAACAGACCTGATTTATATGAAggatgaatttggggggaaagttCTTTGATTTATTGTATCTGTTACTgggtcaattttattttttaacatgctAGTCTGTATCTTTTAGCATCATCCTGAAGGGGTTTCCTGTAAGAAAGATAAAGTCAGGTGATCAACAGTTGGTGTGGTGCAGAGTttgagaaacaaagagacaaaaggaagaaaaatcgcTCCCTCCCCTCTTACTGACCCCATTTCTTTATCTGCCACGTGGAACAGAGGGGGAAATAGCAAAGGGTGGAAAATAGCAAAGAGGAGGTGAGAAGGTGTGTCTCACTTGCTCTCTGCAACTTCAAGGACTAATTATACACTCACTTCATCTCACCTCCAACTCTTTCAAATCATGGACTGAAAACAGCCCCAAACCAACCTCGGGAGACGGCAAACCAGCTGATTCTGCGGCTAGGCGAAAACAGAGACTAAGAGTTAATTATATTACAGTTGTTGAAAACCGAACATCTATTTTCATTTCACATGGTGATTCGAGTGTTCGTGGATTACATCAGCTTTTAAAGTACACCGTCTTCCCCACTTACACCTACAGGAGATGTGGGGCAAACAGACTTCTTCCATTTCTAGTTGTCCTCAGGCACTGCCTGCCTGTGCTAAAAAGTATTTGATAACAGATTTtatgtgatatatacacacagcAGTCATTCTACAATCTCTTTCAAATATAGTTATTACTAATATTCTCTTCCCTctgttcaaaaatgaaaaaaagtaaaaaagaaaacagaatagcaTGGATATTGGAATCTTCTTAATACCATGTTCTCTAATTACAATGTGTTAGGATAACAgatcatatgtatttatattaaggatgaatttggggtgggaggagttCATTGATTTATTGTATCTGTTACtgggttaattttatttttcacatgttaTTCTTGTATCTTTTAGCATCGACCTGTAGGGGTTTCCTGTAATGAGGTGGGGCAGTTAAGCTGTTCCTCAGAGGAGGATCCTAACTAATGTAACAGTCATGTACTTTCACATAAAcaccacatatatttttttacattttacctaAGACCAACACATACACATGCCCCGAAATTAATATCTAAACAGCTAACTGTGCTAAGCACGCTACTGTACCAGCAGCCACAACTCATGGCGGCTCTGAAAAAGCCAAGTTTAGAGGGAAACTAACAAGCAcgttcttatttctttaaatctgaGAACagcaaaacaaatagaaatgGATATTTATATTCTATTCATTCATGTCACTAATTCCggtatttatttaacaaatgtttgtctGTTTTGAAGAGAAATGAGGATTATAATAAAGTTAATTTATGACCGCTGAAGAAAAGGTAAAacttatatttaagaaaaagaaatcccagTCTCATGCGAGTGTTTAACACACTGGCCTATTTCTCTAGCATGCTTTGTCCACTGtatcatatttttacacagttGAGATCTTACACATATCTTCTATTCCAcgcttttttgaaaaaaaaaatgttaaatcaaaAGTATTTCCAAAATCATTTAAAGCCACTGAATGCATTTCTTACATTTTGGATGTTTAAGGTGTGGCAAATACATCGACTGCCTCACATAATATCCATTCCAACCTCCTTCTGTGCCTTCTGCTCAGCGGCTGGAATGCTAAAAACTGCATCTCCCTGCCTTCTTTACAGTAGGTTTCCAGCTGTGGTGTAGGTTCAGCCAATGAGATGCATTCATgtgtcttgaattctgaatggaattaaatgaggagagagagacagggtcCATTTCTAAAGTCAAATTCGGACTGAAGTAGCAGAAGTCTGAAGCCAGCAGCTGACACTGTGGCTTCTCAGGGTGACAGGTGGCTTCCTGCAC
It encodes:
- the LOC135319319 gene encoding trigger factor-like, with the protein product MKEKRMNDDDDGDDGGDGDSDDDDGVNGDDGGDGDGVHSDDDYGDDDVVHNDGDYGDGDDDCVHSDNGDGVHSDRSDDDDDDGVHSDDDNGNGDDEDDERVKIRRFPMHQALF